One Falco cherrug isolate bFalChe1 chromosome 11, bFalChe1.pri, whole genome shotgun sequence DNA window includes the following coding sequences:
- the AMOTL2 gene encoding angiomotin-like protein 2 isoform X1, which translates to MRTAEESNGTVLHRLIQEQLRYGNLTENRTLLAIQQQALRGGGGPGGAGSPRSSLESLSAEESQMVQQSARQEPQGQEHHSDHVYLESSVHRLCQPLHKGEELPTYEEAKAHSQYYASQRGGQRGENGPRGAESGTRRPDEGLKDLKHGHVRSLSERLMRMSLERNGAKAQSPISASHSYPQLSRHHQLAALRGQHPEGPEPRGPPPEYPYVIPSQDAYLAEPQPCSREGPGYQHPEIRVLPTHVPTAFLPLPGSLCPGALGPAGVEALVSAQAVSAGSRLARADAVLRENERLQRETEKLRRELESCTEKASRIQKLESEIQRISEDYENLVKASSKREALEKAMRNKRDGEMRRLQDFNRDLKERLESANKQLASKTQESQESNQGSVAKLLAQSYEHQQEKEKLEREVSLLRSANEDQRRRAELLEQALGSAQARAAKAEAELRKKRAYVEKVERLQAALGQLQAACEKREQLELRLRTRLEQELKMLRAQQRQAGAVGGGMPELSAHTLSEQLREKEEKILALEADMTKWEQKYLEECTMRQFAMDAAATAAAQRDTTLISHSPRHSPNSSFNEDLLLASHKHQEMENRLKALHAQILEKDAVIKVLQQRSRRDPSKALQGSLRPAKSVPSIFAASAAPSWPGAGQSDRLAEGSSRGIAAGKATAEGAAAPAALPLPSHSKHGSKDGSTQTDGVAESSEQGEGTEHPAGALESSAAARAPDLSDMVEILI; encoded by the exons ATGCGGACGGCCGAGGAGTCCAACGGGACGGTCCTGCACCGCCTGATCCAGGAGCAGCTGCGCTACGGGAACCTGACGGAGAACCGCACGCTGCTGGCCATCCAGCAGCAGGCCctgcgcggcggggggggccccgggggggccggcagcccccgctCCTCCCTGGAGAGCCTCAGCGCCGAGGAGAGCCAAATGGTGCAGCAGTCGGCGCGGCAGGAGCCGCAGGGCCAGGAGCATCACTCCGACCACGTCTACCTGGAGAGCAGCGTCCATcggctctgccagcccctgcacaaGGGCGAGGAGCTGCCCACCTACGAGGAGGCCAAGGCGCACTCCCAGTACTACGCCTCgcagcggggcgggcagcggggggaaAATGGTCCGCGCGGGGCCGAGAGCGGCACCCGCCGCCCCGACGAGGGGCTGAAGGACCTGAAGCACGGCCACGTGCGGTCGCTGAGCGAGCGGCTGATGCGGATGTCGCTGGAGAGGAATGGGGCCAAAGCGCAGAGCCCCATCAGCGCCTCCCACAGCTACCCCCAGCTCTCCCGCCACCACCAGCTCGCTGCCCTGCGAGGGCAGCACCCAGAGGGGCCGGAGCCACGGGGACCACCCCCGGAGTATCCCTACGTCATCCCTTCCCAGGACGCTTACCTGGCCGAACCCCAGCCGTGCTCCCGGGAAGGCCCTGGATATCAGCATCCCGAAATCAG ggtgctgcccaCCCACGTCCCCACCGCTTTCCTGCCGCTGCCAGGCAGCCTTTGCCCGGGAGCCCTGGGTCCCGCCGGCGTGGAGGCACTGGTGAGCGCCCAGGCAGTCTCAGCTGGCAGCCGCCTGGCCCGGGCAGACGCGGTCCTGCGGGAGAACGAGAGGCTCCAGCGGGAGACCGAGAAGCTGCGGCGGGAGCTGGAGAGCTGCACCGAGAAGGCAAGCCGCATCCAGAAG CTGGAGAGCGAGATCCAGCGCATCTCAGAGGATTACGAAAACCTCGTCAAGGCGTCTTCCAAGCGGGAAGCCTTGGAGAAAGCCATGAGGAACAAGAGAGATGGCGAGATGCGACGGCTCCAGGACTTCAACCGGGACCTGAAAG AGCGGTTGGAATCTGCGAACAAGCAGCTGGCCAGCAAGAcccaggaaagccaggagaGCAACCAGGGCAGCGTGGCCAAACTCCTGGCGCAGA GCTACGAGCaccagcaggagaaggagaagctggagcgggaggtgtccctgctgcGCAGCGCCAATGAGGACCAGCGGCGgcgggcagagctgctggagcaggcgCTGGGCAGTGCCCAGGCGCGGGCGGCCAAGGCGGAGGCCGAGCTGCGGAAGAAGCGCGCCTACGTGGAGAAGGTGGAgcggctgcaggcagccctgggccagctCCAGGCTGCCTGCGAGAAGCGGGAGCAGCTCGAGCTGCGGCTCCGTACCCGCCTGGAGCAGGAGTTGAAGATGCTGCGGGCTCAGCAG AGACAGGCAGGTGCTGTGGGCGGGGGGATGCCGGAACTGAGTGCCCACACACTCTCCgagcagctgagggagaaggaggagaagatcCTGGCCCTGGAGGCCGACATGACCAAGTGGGAGCAGAAGTACCTGGAGGAGTGCACCATGCGGCAGTTTGCCATGGACGCTGCAGCCACTGCGGCCGCCCAGCGGGACACGACCCTCATCAGCCACTCCCCACGGCACTCGCCAAACAGCAGCTTCAACGAGGACCTCCTCCTGGCCAGCCACAAGCACCAGGAGATGGAGAACAG gttAAAAGCCCTTCATGCCCAAATCCTGGAGAAGGATGCCGTCATCAAGGTCCTGCAGCAGCGCTCACGGAGGGATCCCAGCAAAGCCCTCCAGGGCTCCCTGCGGCCAGCGAAGTCTGTGCCCTCCATCTTcgctgcctctgctgccccGAGCTGGCCAGGGGCCGGCCAGAGTGACCGGCTGGCCGAGGGCAGCTCCCGGGGCATCGCAG CAGGCAAAGCCACCGCCGAAGGGGCGGCAGCACCCGctgcccttcccctgccctcccactCCAAGCATGGCAGCAAGGACGGCAGCACGCAGACAGATGGGGTGGCCGAGAGCAGCGAACAGGGCGAGGGCACCGAGCACCCAGCCGGTGCGCTGG agagctcagctgctgccagagccccGGACCTGTCCGACATGGTGGAGATCCTGATCTGA
- the AMOTL2 gene encoding angiomotin-like protein 2 isoform X2 yields the protein MRTAEESNGTVLHRLIQEQLRYGNLTENRTLLAIQQQALRGGGGPGGAGSPRSSLESLSAEESQMVQQSARQEPQGQEHHSDHVYLESSVHRLCQPLHKGEELPTYEEAKAHSQYYASQRGGQRGENGPRGAESGTRRPDEGLKDLKHGHVRSLSERLMRMSLERNGAKAQSPISASHSYPQLSRHHQLAALRGQHPEGPEPRGPPPEYPYVIPSQDAYLAEPQPCSREGPGYQHPEIRVLPTHVPTAFLPLPGSLCPGALGPAGVEALVSAQAVSAGSRLARADAVLRENERLQRETEKLRRELESCTEKASRIQKLESEIQRISEDYENLVKASSKREALEKAMRNKRDGEMRRLQDFNRDLKERLESANKQLASKTQESQESNQGSVAKLLAQSYEHQQEKEKLEREVSLLRSANEDQRRRAELLEQALGSAQARAAKAEAELRKKRAYVEKVERLQAALGQLQAACEKREQLELRLRTRLEQELKMLRAQQRQAGAVGGGMPELSAHTLSEQLREKEEKILALEADMTKWEQKYLEECTMRQFAMDAAATAAAQRDTTLISHSPRHSPNSSFNEDLLLASHKHQEMENRLKALHAQILEKDAVIKVLQQRSRRDPSKALQGSLRPAKSVPSIFAASAAPSWPGAGQSDRLAEGSSRGIAGKATAEGAAAPAALPLPSHSKHGSKDGSTQTDGVAESSEQGEGTEHPAGALESSAAARAPDLSDMVEILI from the exons ATGCGGACGGCCGAGGAGTCCAACGGGACGGTCCTGCACCGCCTGATCCAGGAGCAGCTGCGCTACGGGAACCTGACGGAGAACCGCACGCTGCTGGCCATCCAGCAGCAGGCCctgcgcggcggggggggccccgggggggccggcagcccccgctCCTCCCTGGAGAGCCTCAGCGCCGAGGAGAGCCAAATGGTGCAGCAGTCGGCGCGGCAGGAGCCGCAGGGCCAGGAGCATCACTCCGACCACGTCTACCTGGAGAGCAGCGTCCATcggctctgccagcccctgcacaaGGGCGAGGAGCTGCCCACCTACGAGGAGGCCAAGGCGCACTCCCAGTACTACGCCTCgcagcggggcgggcagcggggggaaAATGGTCCGCGCGGGGCCGAGAGCGGCACCCGCCGCCCCGACGAGGGGCTGAAGGACCTGAAGCACGGCCACGTGCGGTCGCTGAGCGAGCGGCTGATGCGGATGTCGCTGGAGAGGAATGGGGCCAAAGCGCAGAGCCCCATCAGCGCCTCCCACAGCTACCCCCAGCTCTCCCGCCACCACCAGCTCGCTGCCCTGCGAGGGCAGCACCCAGAGGGGCCGGAGCCACGGGGACCACCCCCGGAGTATCCCTACGTCATCCCTTCCCAGGACGCTTACCTGGCCGAACCCCAGCCGTGCTCCCGGGAAGGCCCTGGATATCAGCATCCCGAAATCAG ggtgctgcccaCCCACGTCCCCACCGCTTTCCTGCCGCTGCCAGGCAGCCTTTGCCCGGGAGCCCTGGGTCCCGCCGGCGTGGAGGCACTGGTGAGCGCCCAGGCAGTCTCAGCTGGCAGCCGCCTGGCCCGGGCAGACGCGGTCCTGCGGGAGAACGAGAGGCTCCAGCGGGAGACCGAGAAGCTGCGGCGGGAGCTGGAGAGCTGCACCGAGAAGGCAAGCCGCATCCAGAAG CTGGAGAGCGAGATCCAGCGCATCTCAGAGGATTACGAAAACCTCGTCAAGGCGTCTTCCAAGCGGGAAGCCTTGGAGAAAGCCATGAGGAACAAGAGAGATGGCGAGATGCGACGGCTCCAGGACTTCAACCGGGACCTGAAAG AGCGGTTGGAATCTGCGAACAAGCAGCTGGCCAGCAAGAcccaggaaagccaggagaGCAACCAGGGCAGCGTGGCCAAACTCCTGGCGCAGA GCTACGAGCaccagcaggagaaggagaagctggagcgggaggtgtccctgctgcGCAGCGCCAATGAGGACCAGCGGCGgcgggcagagctgctggagcaggcgCTGGGCAGTGCCCAGGCGCGGGCGGCCAAGGCGGAGGCCGAGCTGCGGAAGAAGCGCGCCTACGTGGAGAAGGTGGAgcggctgcaggcagccctgggccagctCCAGGCTGCCTGCGAGAAGCGGGAGCAGCTCGAGCTGCGGCTCCGTACCCGCCTGGAGCAGGAGTTGAAGATGCTGCGGGCTCAGCAG AGACAGGCAGGTGCTGTGGGCGGGGGGATGCCGGAACTGAGTGCCCACACACTCTCCgagcagctgagggagaaggaggagaagatcCTGGCCCTGGAGGCCGACATGACCAAGTGGGAGCAGAAGTACCTGGAGGAGTGCACCATGCGGCAGTTTGCCATGGACGCTGCAGCCACTGCGGCCGCCCAGCGGGACACGACCCTCATCAGCCACTCCCCACGGCACTCGCCAAACAGCAGCTTCAACGAGGACCTCCTCCTGGCCAGCCACAAGCACCAGGAGATGGAGAACAG gttAAAAGCCCTTCATGCCCAAATCCTGGAGAAGGATGCCGTCATCAAGGTCCTGCAGCAGCGCTCACGGAGGGATCCCAGCAAAGCCCTCCAGGGCTCCCTGCGGCCAGCGAAGTCTGTGCCCTCCATCTTcgctgcctctgctgccccGAGCTGGCCAGGGGCCGGCCAGAGTGACCGGCTGGCCGAGGGCAGCTCCCGGGGCATCGCAG GCAAAGCCACCGCCGAAGGGGCGGCAGCACCCGctgcccttcccctgccctcccactCCAAGCATGGCAGCAAGGACGGCAGCACGCAGACAGATGGGGTGGCCGAGAGCAGCGAACAGGGCGAGGGCACCGAGCACCCAGCCGGTGCGCTGG agagctcagctgctgccagagccccGGACCTGTCCGACATGGTGGAGATCCTGATCTGA
- the SENP2 gene encoding sentrin-specific protease 2, whose protein sequence is MYQWLLGALGALLAAARRPAPPPAPPPRKRPPPSVQLPAEDRDKVQPKRRKLDYGTSEPKENIEEVSAAVKLPAEVTSECQKASVSNAAPITESAEETQPASSDPSSERRAGSALETEMLEIDKMPCGTNACLNKETLSLSYKTIPHLSPSRNGKHHVKPAPGDILTLRPPIRERAVPESTTSEGSKMGRLFCTAEEGVQRGEKEKYKQLLQLVKEKYPRRHSTPQPTSNRNVQAYSKEPVTTESHLEEQKCGNIYPCVTLMTGIKQGVVCSPQWSQGSDMIRYYTAAENFHEQGRPVKQAVVVKQYGTEISKEALFQLHLSPVPSGRSSALGVEEKKLPSSEKPVEHFSALTEAMEREVMAAFGKGLPDEIMSSAFKLKVTRDDIHTLKNLHWLNDEVINFYMTLLMERNKKEGYPAVHAFSTFFYPKLISGGYKAVRRWTRAVDLFKQDLILVPIHLRVHWALVVIDVRKKTIRYFDSMTQKGDTICERLFQYLQEESREKRNLELTFSEWTLYSMGSHEIPQQLNGSDCGVFMCQYADCISRDKPITFTQDNMPYFRKKMVWEIIHQQLI, encoded by the exons ATGTACCAATGGTTGCTGGGGGCCCTCGGCGCCCTcctcgccgccgcccgccgccccgcgccgcccccggccccgccgccgcgcaaGAGGCCGCCCCCCAG CGTTCAGCTACCTGCGGAAGATCGTGACAAGGTTCAACCAAAACGTAGAAAACTAG ATTATGGCACCTCTGAGCCTAAAGAGAACATTGAAGAAGTTTCTGCTGCGGTGAAGTTGCCGGCTGAGGTGACAAGTGAATGCCAGAAGGCTTCAGTCAGCAATGCAGCTCCAATCACAGAGTCTGCCGAAGAG ACTCAGCCTGCTTCTTCTGACCCTTCATCTGAAAGACGAGCAGGTTCTGCgctagaaacagaaatgctggaaaTTG ATAAAATGCCTTGTGGAACCAATGCCTGCTTGAATAAGGAAACACTATCCCTTTCTTACAAGACGATTCCACATTTGAG CCCAAGCAGGAATGGCAAGCACCACGTCAAACCCGCTCCAGGTGACATCTTAACGCTGAGGCCACCCATTAGGGAGCGTGCTGTGCCAGAATCCACAACTTCAGAAGGCAGCAAAATGGGGAGGCTTTTCTGTACTGCTGAAGAG GGTGTTCAGcgaggagaaaaggagaaatacaaaCAGCTCTTGCAActagtaaaggaaaaatatcctAGAAGGCACTCTACCCCACAGCCCACAAGCAACCGCAA TGTTCAAGCCTACTCCAAGGAACCAGTGACGACCGAGAGTCACctggaagaacaaaaatgtggaaatatCTATCCATGTGTGACACTAATGACTG gTATCAAACAGGGAGTTGTTTGCAGCCCGCAGTGGTCTCAGGGAAGCGATATGATCAG GTActacacagcagcagaaaacttTCATGAGCAAGGAAGACCCGTGAAACAAGCGGTTGTAGTG AAACAGTATGGAACTGAAATCTCGAAAGAGGCATTATTCCAGTTGCATTTGTCACCTGTTCCGTCCGGAAGGTCATCTGCCCTTGGTGTGGAAGAGAAGAAACTCCCAAGCTCAGAAAAACCAGTAGAACACTTCTCAGCACTCACAGAG GCTATGGAGAGAGAAGTCATGGCTGCATTTGGCAAAGGTCTGCCAGATGAGATCATGAGCAGTGCCTTCAAACTCAAGGTCACCCGTGACGACATCCACACACTAAAGAACCTTCACTGGCTAAATGATGAG GTCATTAATTTCTACATGACTCTTCTGatggaaagaaataagaagGAAGGATATCCAGCAGTCCATGCTTTTAGTACTTTCTTTTATCCCAAACTAATTTCTGGGGGCTACAAAGCAGTAAGAAGATGGACCAGAGCTGTGGATCTCTTCAAGCAGGACCTCATCTTAGTGCCCATTCATCTGAGAGTGCACTGGGCCCTAGTG GTCATAGATGTCAGAAAGAAGACCATCAGATATTTTGACTCAATGACACAAAAAGGGGACACGATTTGTGAACGTTTATT CCAATACCTGCAAGAAGAAAGCcgggaaaaaagaaatctggagCTGACGTTTTCAGAGTGGACTCTTTACAGCATGGGATCACAT GAAATCCCTCAGCAATTGAATGGAAGCGACTGTGGGGTTTTTATGTGCCAATATGCAGATTGTATTTCCAGAGACAAGCCGATCACCTTTACACAG gataACATGCCTTACTTCCGCAAGAAGATGGTGTGGGAAATAATCCATCAGCAGCTTATATGA